The sequence below is a genomic window from bacterium 336/3.
TGATAGCGTTTTTTATCTTTCTACAACTTTGGGCTTTTCGCAAGCTCCATGTTTCTCTAAGATAGATTCAATTTCTTCAATACTTTTTGTATTTTTATCTAAATCAACTACCAAAGCATATTTATCGTCAGTTGTACGACGATCAAACATGAATTCAGTCTTGCCAGGTCCCATTGTATTAGAAACTAAAAAGGTAGCTACCATACCCAAGGCAGCGATTAGAACTGTAGCTTCAAAACTTACAGGAACCATTGTAGGAGGATAAAATGTATTTTTACCACCTATAATCATAGGCCAGTCAATTTTCATCATGAAAGTAATCATGGTGATGGCAAGTATAGTACCTGTTGCTCCAAACATAAAGGCTGCAATAGGTATTTTTGTCCTTGGATGCCCTATATATACATCAATATGGTGAATAGGATGTGGAGAATATACTTCATCCACTTTTACACCATCATTTTGTACTTTTTTCACAGCACTCACGATTGTTTCTTCGTGATCGTAAATGCCTACTAAATATTTCTTTGTATCTGAAGTATGTGTTGCCATAATTTAAAGTTTTATCAAGATTGTAAAACATCTTGTTTTTTTAGTTTTTCTTCTGCTACTTTTTTAGCATACTCAT
It includes:
- a CDS encoding quinol:cytochrome C oxidoreductase, which gives rise to MATHTSDTKKYLVGIYDHEETIVSAVKKVQNDGVKVDEVYSPHPIHHIDVYIGHPRTKIPIAAFMFGATGTILAITMITFMMKIDWPMIIGGKNTFYPPTMVPVSFEATVLIAALGMVATFLVSNTMGPGKTEFMFDRRTTDDKYALVVDLDKNTKSIEEIESILEKHGACEKPKVVER